The following are from one region of the Streptomyces decoyicus genome:
- the coaE gene encoding dephospho-CoA kinase, with the protein MVKVGLTGGIGAGKSEVSRLLASYGAVIVDADKIAREVVEPGTPGLAAVVAEFGDGVLTPDGTLDRPKLGGIVFSDPEKLKALNAIVHPLVGARSAELEASAGPEAVVVHDVPLLTENGLAPLYDLVVVVDAAAGTQLDRSVRLRGMAEDEVKSRMAAQATREQRLAVADLVIDNDGPLEALEPQVRAVWERLRSA; encoded by the coding sequence ATGGTGAAGGTGGGGCTGACCGGCGGAATCGGCGCGGGCAAGAGTGAGGTCTCGCGATTGCTGGCGTCGTACGGCGCGGTGATCGTGGACGCGGACAAGATCGCACGCGAGGTTGTCGAGCCGGGCACGCCCGGACTGGCGGCAGTGGTCGCGGAGTTCGGGGACGGCGTACTCACGCCGGACGGCACCCTGGACCGTCCGAAGCTGGGCGGGATCGTGTTCTCCGACCCCGAGAAGCTGAAGGCATTGAACGCGATCGTGCACCCGCTGGTGGGAGCGCGCTCCGCCGAACTCGAAGCCTCGGCGGGGCCGGAGGCGGTGGTGGTGCACGATGTGCCGCTGCTGACGGAGAACGGCCTGGCGCCGCTGTACGACCTGGTGGTCGTGGTCGACGCCGCAGCGGGAACTCAGTTGGACCGCTCGGTGCGGCTGCGCGGCATGGCGGAGGACGAGGTGAAGTCCCGGATGGCGGCCCAGGCGACCCGCGAACAGCGGTTGGCGGTCGCGGATCTCGTCATCGACAACGACGGGCCGCTGGAGGCGCTGGAACCCCAGGTCCGCGCAGTATGGGAGCGGCTGCGGAGCGCCTGA
- a CDS encoding tetratricopeptide repeat protein gives MPESSPETHVIDFRAAEQLLAARDPRGAIRLLDSVITAHPENTAARLLRARAFFLAAQLRPAELEFQIVLEREPDNAFAHFALGRTLERAGRSEEALRHFRLAAALEPRPEFIEAARFAPGMGNGDRDPGSPDRDPE, from the coding sequence GTGCCCGAGAGCAGCCCCGAGACGCATGTCATCGATTTCCGCGCCGCGGAGCAGCTGTTGGCGGCCCGTGACCCCCGTGGGGCGATCCGGTTGCTGGACTCGGTCATCACCGCGCACCCCGAGAACACCGCAGCCCGACTGCTGCGCGCCCGTGCCTTCTTCCTCGCCGCTCAACTACGGCCTGCGGAGCTGGAGTTCCAGATCGTGCTGGAACGCGAGCCGGACAACGCCTTCGCGCACTTCGCACTCGGCCGCACCCTGGAGCGTGCCGGCCGCTCCGAGGAGGCACTGCGCCATTTCCGACTCGCAGCGGCCCTCGAACCGCGCCCGGAGTTCATCGAAGCGGCACGCTTCGCGCCCGGCATGGGCAACGGCGATCGCGACCCCGGCAGCCCGGACCGCGATCCGGAGTAG
- a CDS encoding UvrD-helicase domain-containing protein: MHLPTPEQSAAAAAFPTGSHLVIQAGAGTGKTTTLAMLARTARRQGRSGRYIAFNRAVARHAARTFPAEVACGTAHALAYTAVGRRYQARMKAPRQAGWRTGAALGIDEDMTVRAGARTVTHKALSYTVLRTVTRFCQSADRDIGPHHVPPLRGAESEPLHAQLTELVLPYARKAWADLQHPDRGIVRFEHDHYLKMWALREPVIPADFLLLDEAQDTNPVVEQVFTAQRDHAQLVLVGDSAQAIYGWRGARDVMTGFDGRQLSLSRSFRFGPVLAAEANRWLTIVGAPIRLTGSPFQHTELRAVRAPEAILCRTNVGAMVEVIRQLEADRRVALAGGGEALSALARAAHDLEAGRRTAHPELMLFETWGELREYAEFDPAGRDLLPLVELVDEHGTEALLRALDQLSPEDSADVTVSTVHRAKGREWASVRIADDFTGPDDLDEAGDDGAPLPGPIDIDEARLAYVAVTRARSLLDIGGLSWINSHPAGDPLPDAHPSERNPMEHAPERRASTTERGVRDR; this comes from the coding sequence ATGCACCTCCCCACACCCGAACAGTCCGCCGCGGCGGCGGCCTTCCCGACCGGCTCGCATCTGGTGATCCAGGCCGGCGCCGGGACCGGCAAGACGACCACCCTCGCGATGCTCGCCCGCACCGCTCGGCGCCAGGGCCGGTCAGGTCGCTACATCGCCTTCAACAGAGCGGTAGCGCGCCATGCCGCACGGACCTTCCCCGCCGAGGTCGCCTGCGGGACGGCTCATGCCCTTGCCTACACCGCCGTGGGCAGGCGCTACCAGGCGCGGATGAAAGCCCCTCGGCAAGCGGGATGGCGCACGGGCGCGGCCCTGGGCATCGACGAGGACATGACCGTGCGGGCCGGCGCCCGAACGGTCACCCACAAGGCACTCTCGTACACGGTCCTGCGCACGGTCACCCGCTTCTGCCAGTCGGCGGACAGAGACATCGGGCCGCACCACGTCCCGCCCCTCCGCGGCGCCGAATCCGAGCCGCTGCACGCACAACTCACCGAGCTGGTCCTGCCCTATGCCCGCAAGGCCTGGGCCGACCTGCAACATCCGGACCGCGGCATCGTCCGCTTCGAGCACGACCACTACCTCAAGATGTGGGCACTGCGCGAGCCCGTCATCCCGGCGGACTTCCTGCTCCTGGACGAGGCACAGGACACCAACCCCGTGGTCGAGCAGGTCTTCACCGCACAACGCGACCACGCCCAACTGGTGCTGGTCGGAGACTCCGCTCAGGCCATCTACGGCTGGCGCGGCGCGCGCGACGTGATGACCGGATTCGACGGCAGACAGCTCAGCCTCTCCCGCTCGTTCCGCTTCGGCCCTGTGCTTGCGGCCGAAGCCAACCGCTGGCTCACCATCGTCGGTGCCCCGATCCGGCTCACAGGTTCGCCCTTTCAGCACACGGAGTTACGCGCCGTCCGCGCGCCGGAGGCGATCCTGTGCCGGACAAATGTGGGAGCGATGGTGGAGGTGATACGACAGCTGGAGGCGGACCGCCGGGTAGCCCTCGCGGGCGGCGGCGAGGCACTGAGCGCTCTCGCCCGCGCCGCACACGACCTCGAGGCCGGGCGCCGCACCGCCCACCCCGAGCTGATGCTCTTCGAGACCTGGGGCGAACTGCGCGAGTACGCGGAGTTCGATCCGGCCGGACGGGACCTGCTGCCCCTGGTGGAACTCGTCGACGAGCACGGCACGGAGGCGTTACTGCGCGCCCTGGATCAGTTGTCCCCCGAGGACTCCGCCGACGTGACGGTGTCCACGGTCCATCGGGCCAAGGGGCGGGAGTGGGCGAGCGTGCGTATCGCGGACGATTTCACGGGCCCCGATGATCTCGACGAGGCCGGGGACGACGGAGCCCCGCTGCCCGGCCCGATCGACATCGACGAGGCGCGCTTGGCCTATGTCGCCGTGACCCGCGCCCGGTCGCTGCTCGATATCGGCGGGCTGTCCTGGATCAACAGCCACCCCGCCGGCGACCCGCTCCCCGACGCGCACCCCAGCGAGAGGAATCCCATGGAGCACGCACCGGAAAGAAGAGCTTCCACCACGGAAAGAGGTGTCAGGGACAGATGA
- a CDS encoding PAC2 family protein, which produces MLDPQGLYEWEPSGLAEVEAIASRDSAGLVLLYHFDGYIDAGETGDQIVERLLDGLPNEVVARFDHDRLVDYRARRPLLTFERSRWTAYETPRIELRLVRDTTDAPFLLLSGPEPDVEWERFAGAVKEIVERLGVRLSVNFHGIPMGVPHTRPVGITPHGNRTDLMPGHGGFFDEAQVPGSAEALIEFRLAEAGHDVLGVAAHVPHYIARSAYPDAALTALEAVTAATGLVLPGAAHSLRTEALRTQEEIERQISEGDEELVALVSGLEHQYDAVAGAESRGNLVAEPVELPSADEIGREFERFLAEREGDGGAGGA; this is translated from the coding sequence GTGTTGGATCCCCAGGGTTTGTACGAATGGGAGCCGAGCGGGCTCGCGGAGGTGGAGGCGATTGCCTCCAGGGACTCCGCCGGACTGGTGCTGCTGTACCACTTCGACGGGTACATCGACGCCGGCGAGACGGGCGACCAGATCGTTGAACGGCTGTTGGACGGCCTGCCGAATGAAGTCGTCGCCCGCTTCGACCACGACCGCCTCGTCGACTACCGCGCCCGCCGCCCGCTGCTCACCTTCGAGCGCAGCCGATGGACCGCCTATGAGACCCCGCGCATCGAGCTGCGGCTCGTACGGGACACCACCGACGCGCCGTTCCTGCTGCTGTCCGGACCCGAACCGGACGTCGAATGGGAACGCTTCGCGGGCGCGGTGAAGGAGATCGTGGAGCGCCTCGGCGTACGTCTCTCGGTGAACTTCCACGGCATCCCCATGGGTGTCCCGCACACCCGCCCCGTAGGCATCACCCCGCACGGCAACCGCACCGACCTGATGCCTGGGCACGGCGGCTTCTTCGATGAGGCACAGGTGCCCGGCAGCGCGGAGGCGCTGATCGAGTTCCGGCTGGCGGAGGCGGGACACGACGTCCTGGGTGTGGCCGCGCACGTGCCGCACTACATCGCCAGGTCCGCGTATCCGGACGCCGCGCTGACAGCCCTGGAGGCTGTGACAGCCGCGACCGGGCTGGTGCTGCCCGGCGCCGCGCATTCGCTGCGTACGGAGGCGCTGCGGACGCAGGAGGAGATCGAGCGGCAGATCTCGGAGGGCGATGAGGAGCTCGTCGCGCTGGTCAGCGGGCTGGAGCATCAGTACGACGCGGTGGCCGGGGCGGAGAGCCGGGGGAACCTCGTGGCCGAGCCCGTGGAACTGCCGTCAGCCGACGAGATCGGCAGGGAGTTCGAGCGCTTCCTGGCGGAGCGGGAGGGCGACGGCGGCGCGGGCGGAGCCTGA
- the rpsA gene encoding 30S ribosomal protein S1, which yields MTSSTETTATTPQVAVNDIGNEEAFLAAIDETIKYFNDGDIVDGVIVKVDRDEVLLDIGYKTEGVIPSRELSIKHDVDPNEVVAVGDEIEALVLQKEDKEGRLILSKKRAQYERAWGTIEKIKEEDGIVTGTVIEVVKGGLILDIGLRGFLPASLVEMRRVRDLQPYVGKELEAKIIELDKNRNNVVLSRRAWLEQTQSEVRQTFLTTLQKGQVRSGVVSSIVNFGAFVDLGGVDGLVHVSELSWKHIDHPSEVVEVGQEVTVEVLDVDMDRERVSLSLKATQEDPWQQFARTHQIGQVVPGKVTKLVPFGAFVRVDEGIEGLVHISELAERHVEIPEQVVQVNDEIFVKVIDIDLERRRISLSLKQANESFGADPSAVEFDPTLYGMAASYDDQGNYIYPEGFDPETNDWLEGYETQREAWENQYAEAQQRFEQHQAQVIKSREADEQAAAEGAAAPAAATGGNAGGGTTGGGGSYSSESADNSGALASDEALAALREKLAGGQS from the coding sequence ATGACGAGCAGCACCGAGACCACCGCCACCACCCCGCAGGTTGCGGTCAACGACATCGGTAACGAGGAAGCCTTCCTCGCCGCGATCGACGAGACGATCAAGTACTTCAACGACGGCGACATCGTCGACGGCGTCATCGTGAAGGTCGACCGGGACGAGGTCCTGCTCGACATCGGTTACAAGACCGAAGGCGTTATCCCGAGCCGCGAGCTCTCGATCAAGCACGACGTCGACCCCAACGAGGTCGTTGCCGTCGGCGACGAGATCGAGGCCCTGGTCCTCCAGAAGGAGGACAAGGAAGGCCGCCTGATCCTCTCGAAGAAGCGCGCCCAGTACGAGCGCGCCTGGGGCACCATCGAGAAGATCAAGGAAGAGGACGGGATCGTCACCGGTACCGTCATCGAGGTCGTCAAGGGTGGTCTCATCCTCGACATCGGCCTCCGTGGCTTCCTCCCGGCCTCCCTGGTCGAGATGCGCCGCGTCCGCGACCTTCAGCCCTACGTGGGCAAGGAGCTCGAGGCCAAGATCATCGAGCTGGACAAGAACCGCAACAACGTGGTCCTGTCCCGCCGTGCCTGGCTGGAGCAGACCCAGAGCGAGGTCCGCCAGACGTTCCTCACCACCCTCCAGAAGGGTCAGGTGCGCTCCGGCGTCGTTTCCTCCATCGTCAACTTCGGTGCCTTCGTGGACCTGGGCGGCGTCGACGGTCTCGTCCACGTCTCCGAGCTGTCCTGGAAGCACATCGACCACCCGTCCGAGGTTGTCGAGGTCGGCCAGGAGGTCACGGTCGAGGTCCTGGACGTCGACATGGACCGCGAGCGCGTGTCCCTGTCGCTCAAGGCGACCCAGGAAGACCCGTGGCAGCAGTTCGCCCGGACCCACCAGATCGGTCAGGTCGTCCCGGGTAAGGTCACCAAGCTCGTTCCCTTCGGTGCGTTCGTGCGCGTCGACGAGGGCATCGAGGGCCTGGTCCACATCTCCGAGCTGGCCGAGCGCCACGTCGAGATCCCGGAGCAGGTTGTCCAGGTCAACGACGAGATCTTCGTCAAGGTCATCGACATCGACCTCGAGCGTCGCCGGATCTCGCTGTCGCTGAAGCAGGCCAACGAGTCCTTCGGCGCCGACCCGTCGGCCGTCGAGTTCGACCCGACCCTGTACGGCATGGCCGCGTCCTACGACGACCAGGGCAACTACATCTACCCCGAGGGCTTCGACCCCGAGACCAACGACTGGCTCGAGGGCTACGAGACCCAGCGCGAGGCGTGGGAGAACCAGTACGCCGAGGCGCAGCAGCGCTTCGAGCAGCACCAGGCTCAGGTCATCAAGTCCCGCGAGGCCGACGAGCAGGCTGCGGCCGAGGGCGCTGCGGCGCCGGCGGCTGCGACCGGCGGCAACGCCGGTGGTGGCACCACCGGTGGCGGCGGCTCGTACTCCTCGGAGTCGGCGGACAACTCCGGCGCCCTGGCGTCGGACGAGGCCCTCGCCGCGCTCCGCGAGAAGCTGGCCGGCGGCCAGAGCTGA
- a CDS encoding cupin domain-containing protein, translated as MADADLEPEALDPAQIVSGEPVVTGKVLWESPDGRQIRGIWQITPGVVTDTEANELFVVVSGRATIEVEGGSVLEVGPGDACVLREGDHTQWTVHETLRKAYHISL; from the coding sequence ATCGCGGACGCCGATCTGGAGCCGGAGGCGCTGGATCCTGCCCAGATCGTCTCCGGTGAGCCGGTGGTGACGGGCAAGGTGCTGTGGGAGTCCCCCGACGGGCGGCAGATCCGGGGCATCTGGCAGATCACGCCGGGTGTGGTGACGGACACCGAGGCCAACGAGCTCTTCGTGGTCGTCAGCGGGCGCGCCACCATCGAGGTCGAGGGCGGCTCGGTGCTGGAGGTGGGCCCCGGCGACGCCTGCGTCCTGCGCGAGGGCGACCACACGCAGTGGACCGTGCACGAGACGTTGCGTAAGGCGTACCACATCAGCCTTTAG
- a CDS encoding class I SAM-dependent methyltransferase, which translates to MNQEHEPEATRRDASDTESSRASRGWWDRNADEYQSEHGAFLGDDRFIWGPEGLDEADAALLGPAAELKGRRVLEIGAGAAQCSRWLAAQGALPVALDLSHRQLQHALRISEGAADDATELVEADAGALPFRDGSFDLACSAYGALPFVADPVRVLREVRRVLRPGGRFVFSVSHPIRWAFPDEPGPEGLSVGASYFDRTPYVEQDESGRAVYVEHHRTLGDRVRDVVAAGFRLEDLVEPEWPRWNTQEWGGWSPLRGHLIPGTAIFVCSTEA; encoded by the coding sequence ATGAACCAAGAGCACGAGCCGGAGGCGACCCGCCGTGACGCCTCGGACACCGAAAGCAGCCGGGCAAGCCGGGGCTGGTGGGACCGCAACGCGGACGAGTATCAGAGCGAGCACGGCGCGTTCCTCGGGGACGACCGGTTCATCTGGGGGCCCGAGGGACTGGACGAGGCGGATGCCGCGCTGCTCGGGCCTGCCGCCGAGCTGAAGGGCCGGCGGGTCCTGGAGATCGGGGCCGGTGCGGCGCAGTGTTCCCGCTGGCTGGCGGCGCAGGGCGCGCTGCCGGTGGCGCTGGACCTCTCCCACCGGCAGCTACAGCACGCTCTTCGGATTTCCGAGGGCGCGGCGGACGACGCCACCGAACTGGTGGAGGCGGACGCCGGGGCGCTGCCGTTCCGCGACGGCAGCTTCGACCTCGCCTGCTCCGCGTACGGCGCGCTGCCGTTCGTCGCCGATCCGGTACGGGTGCTGCGCGAGGTGCGCCGGGTGCTGCGGCCGGGCGGCCGGTTCGTCTTCTCCGTCTCCCACCCGATCCGCTGGGCCTTCCCGGACGAGCCGGGGCCCGAGGGGCTGTCGGTGGGGGCCTCCTACTTCGACCGCACGCCGTATGTCGAGCAGGACGAGTCCGGCCGGGCCGTTTACGTCGAGCACCACCGGACGCTGGGCGACCGGGTGCGGGATGTGGTGGCCGCGGGGTTCCGGCTGGAGGATCTCGTCGAGCCGGAATGGCCCCGGTGGAACACCCAGGAGTGGGGCGGCTGGTCTCCGCTGCGCGGGCATCTGATCCCGGGGACGGCGATCTTCGTGTGCTCGACGGAGGCTTAG
- a CDS encoding DEAD/DEAH box helicase, whose amino-acid sequence MTRRWEAAAGESRPWGGPSTPTAGSGGVGKDGGSGAALGRCAAVFLPGQPPRAGKIALWRPDGGALPDAETGGRHDATAPGIGGAAEQGQLTVARRHGNGARSRTVPALLLPLAEAVPLLVRARHDPAAHPAAACWGAATLHALHLAARGRLLPGLTAEDTDAWRAGPLDPDDIAHLRAIAAAMPADAHAVPIPGSRPLQVHDPAALVRLYVDAIADTLPRTPAAALVAGAPFAANAPHRLPGAREWAAELAAGVDAGVRLSLRLDLAAHKLFDRGEESGAGGTEERSAAAAVLQVHSLTDPTLVADARGLWEGEGPDHFGPRSRIDTLLALRRAARVWAPLTRLLEQPVPDVLALSEDELYELLGEAAPRLGAAGVTVHWPRELTRGLTAAAVLRPAPGSSADGFGFFDTRELLDFRWQVAMDGVPLSEAEMDALAEAHRPVVRLRDQWVLVDPGLVRKARKRELGYLEPADALAATLNGTTEVDGEEVEVVPLGALAALRGRLTTEARPLPQPPGLRATLRDYQLRGMAWLDTMTSLGLGGCLADDMGLGKTITVIALHLHRQPAEPVLVVCPASLLGNWQREIERFAPGTPVRRFHGAGRSLDGLAGGFVLTTYGTMRSSAAQLAGRAWAWIVADEAQHVKNPRSSTAKALRSIEAPARIALTGTPVENNLSELWALLDWTTPGLLGSLKTFRALHAREVEGGEDPRAAERLARLVRPFILRRKKSDPGIAPELPPKTETDHPVALGREQAALYQAVVRETLSRIETSEGIARRGLVMKLLTALKQICNHPAQYLKEAAPGLAARSGKLELLDELLDTILAEGGATLIFTQYVGMARLLEGHLTNRGIPVQLLHGGTPVAERERMVDRFQSGHAPVFLLSLKAAGTGLNLTRAGHVIHYDRWWNPAVEEQATDRAYRIGQTQPVQVHRLIAEGTVEDNIAQLLSAKRALADAVLSGGETALTELSDAELADLVSLRRPG is encoded by the coding sequence ATGACGAGGCGGTGGGAGGCGGCGGCAGGGGAGTCCCGGCCGTGGGGCGGCCCGTCCACGCCCACGGCCGGGTCCGGGGGCGTGGGGAAGGACGGTGGAAGCGGCGCTGCCCTGGGGCGATGTGCCGCGGTCTTCCTGCCCGGACAGCCGCCGCGCGCCGGGAAGATCGCCCTGTGGCGGCCCGATGGCGGTGCGCTCCCGGACGCCGAAACCGGGGGAAGGCATGATGCGACGGCGCCGGGCATCGGCGGGGCTGCCGAGCAGGGCCAGCTGACGGTCGCCCGCCGTCATGGGAACGGCGCCCGCAGCCGCACGGTCCCCGCGCTGCTGCTCCCGCTGGCCGAGGCCGTCCCGTTGCTGGTCCGTGCCCGGCACGATCCGGCCGCCCACCCGGCCGCCGCCTGCTGGGGCGCGGCCACCCTGCATGCGCTGCATCTCGCCGCGCGCGGCAGACTGCTCCCCGGGCTGACCGCCGAGGACACCGACGCCTGGCGCGCCGGCCCGCTGGACCCCGACGACATCGCGCACCTCCGGGCCATCGCGGCCGCCATGCCCGCCGACGCCCATGCAGTGCCGATCCCCGGCAGCCGCCCGCTCCAGGTGCACGACCCCGCGGCCCTGGTGCGGCTCTATGTGGATGCGATCGCCGACACGCTGCCGCGCACGCCTGCCGCAGCTCTGGTGGCCGGCGCCCCGTTCGCCGCGAACGCGCCGCACCGCCTTCCCGGCGCCCGGGAATGGGCGGCCGAGCTCGCGGCCGGCGTCGACGCGGGTGTACGTCTCTCCCTGCGTCTCGATCTCGCCGCGCACAAGCTCTTCGACAGGGGTGAGGAGAGCGGGGCGGGCGGTACCGAGGAGCGCAGTGCGGCGGCTGCGGTCCTCCAGGTGCACAGCCTCACCGACCCCACCCTGGTCGCCGACGCCCGCGGACTGTGGGAGGGCGAAGGCCCCGACCACTTCGGACCGCGCTCCCGTATCGACACCCTCCTCGCCCTGCGCCGCGCCGCCCGCGTCTGGGCGCCGCTCACCCGCCTCCTGGAGCAGCCCGTCCCCGACGTACTGGCGCTCAGCGAGGACGAGTTGTACGAGCTGCTGGGGGAGGCAGCGCCACGCCTGGGCGCCGCGGGAGTGACCGTCCACTGGCCCAGGGAACTGACCCGCGGTCTGACCGCGGCGGCGGTGCTGCGCCCGGCGCCGGGCTCGTCAGCGGACGGCTTCGGCTTCTTCGACACCCGTGAACTGCTGGATTTCCGCTGGCAGGTGGCCATGGACGGGGTGCCGTTGAGCGAGGCGGAGATGGACGCCCTCGCCGAGGCGCACCGCCCCGTCGTCCGACTGCGCGACCAGTGGGTCCTGGTTGACCCCGGGCTCGTCCGCAAGGCCAGAAAGCGCGAACTGGGGTACCTGGAGCCGGCCGATGCCCTCGCCGCGACGCTCAACGGCACCACGGAGGTGGACGGCGAGGAGGTCGAGGTGGTGCCGCTGGGGGCTCTCGCCGCGCTGCGCGGCCGTCTCACCACCGAGGCGCGTCCCTTGCCCCAGCCGCCCGGACTGCGGGCCACCCTCCGCGACTACCAACTACGGGGCATGGCCTGGCTCGACACCATGACCTCCCTGGGCCTCGGCGGCTGCCTCGCCGACGACATGGGCCTGGGCAAGACCATCACGGTCATCGCGCTGCATCTGCACCGACAGCCCGCGGAACCGGTGCTCGTGGTCTGCCCGGCGTCCCTCCTCGGCAACTGGCAGCGCGAGATCGAGCGCTTCGCCCCCGGCACGCCCGTACGCCGCTTCCACGGCGCCGGCCGCAGCCTCGACGGCCTGGCGGGCGGTTTCGTGCTGACGACGTACGGGACGATGCGCAGCAGCGCCGCCCAACTCGCCGGGCGGGCCTGGGCCTGGATCGTCGCCGATGAGGCCCAGCACGTGAAGAACCCGCGCTCCTCGACGGCCAAGGCGCTGCGCAGCATCGAGGCCCCCGCCCGGATCGCTCTCACCGGCACTCCCGTGGAGAACAACCTCTCCGAGTTGTGGGCGCTCCTCGACTGGACGACCCCCGGGCTCCTCGGCTCCCTCAAAACGTTCCGTGCGCTGCACGCCCGTGAGGTCGAAGGTGGTGAGGACCCGCGGGCGGCCGAGCGGCTGGCCAGGCTGGTGCGCCCGTTCATCCTGCGCCGGAAGAAGTCCGACCCCGGGATCGCCCCCGAACTCCCGCCCAAGACCGAGACGGACCACCCGGTGGCGCTCGGGCGCGAACAGGCCGCGCTGTATCAGGCCGTCGTCCGCGAGACCCTCTCCCGGATCGAGACCTCCGAGGGCATCGCGCGCCGCGGCCTGGTCATGAAGCTGCTCACCGCCCTCAAGCAGATCTGCAACCATCCCGCGCAGTACCTCAAGGAGGCCGCCCCCGGTCTCGCCGCCCGCTCCGGGAAGCTCGAACTCCTCGACGAACTCCTGGACACCATCCTCGCCGAGGGCGGCGCCACCTTGATCTTCACCCAGTACGTGGGCATGGCGCGGCTGCTCGAAGGCCATCTGACCAACCGCGGCATCCCGGTACAGCTCCTCCACGGCGGTACCCCCGTCGCCGAACGGGAGAGGATGGTCGACCGCTTCCAGTCGGGCCACGCCCCGGTCTTCCTGCTGTCCCTGAAGGCGGCGGGCACCGGACTGAACCTGACCCGCGCGGGCCATGTGATCCACTACGACCGCTGGTGGAATCCGGCGGTGGAGGAGCAGGCCACCGACCGTGCGTACCGCATCGGCCAGACCCAGCCCGTCCAGGTCCACCGGCTGATCGCCGAGGGGACGGTCGAGGACAACATCGCCCAACTCCTCAGCGCCAAAAGGGCGCTCGCCGACGCTGTGCTCTCCGGCGGCGAGACCGCGCTCACCGAGCTGTCCGATGCCGAACTGGCCGACCTCGTCTCCCTCCGGAGGCCCGGATGA
- a CDS encoding DUF6343 family protein, whose translation MRTGNEPLQARSPLKIRRGLALWGLLWAIAGAVAFANAGRPEWAAACAALAMVAATDLAMVIRHIRQGPHYQPGKDIPPYAPDRGRNDSFGIRNGTGRRRNTRPKRP comes from the coding sequence ATGCGTACGGGAAATGAGCCCCTTCAGGCACGCAGCCCGCTGAAGATCCGTCGCGGGCTGGCGCTGTGGGGGTTGCTGTGGGCGATCGCCGGAGCCGTGGCCTTCGCCAATGCCGGGCGGCCGGAATGGGCGGCAGCATGTGCCGCACTGGCGATGGTGGCGGCCACGGACCTGGCGATGGTGATCCGCCATATCCGCCAGGGACCGCACTACCAGCCGGGCAAGGACATACCGCCCTACGCCCCGGACCGAGGCCGGAACGACTCGTTCGGCATACGGAACGGCACCGGTCGGCGACGGAATACCAGGCCGAAGAGGCCGTAG